The following proteins are encoded in a genomic region of Cryptomeria japonica chromosome 11, Sugi_1.0, whole genome shotgun sequence:
- the LOC131060301 gene encoding probable inactive purple acid phosphatase 27 isoform X2, translating to MMAIQVEKFFISVYSFACVLSITLLLCCHIIPLCSGSTLLNTTFSNSQHEYCREGFRCINRRMLRQCGEQNSYLQINLSTQGSLLDDQFVTVTINGMLNPSDDDWVALISPSNAKISDCPLKDVLYVETGDVASHPLLCHYPVKSQFMKNDPSYLPCNKSKCEKKTGNVCTVKTCNGSLSFHIVNIRTDIEFVLFRGGYDIPCILKSSQPLKFSNPNMPLHAHISSIDSTGTTMKVTWISGSNGDQYLQYASGKTSKSTVTTFTQADMCGGPLTPSPATDFGWHDPGYIHTALMTGLLPSQKYVYKYGSDNVGWSDPVQFSTPPAAGASHIKFLAFGDMGKAPLDASDEHYIQPGSLGVIKAMTEEENVDSIFHIGDISYATGFLVEWDFFLHMISPLASRVSYMTAIGNHERDFPGSNSVYELTDSGGECGVPYERYFPMPTQTEDKPWYSISQGPVHFTVISTEHDWSVGSEQYEWIEQDLASVDRKQTPWLVFTGHRPMYSSIKEGLLHNNVDAKFVAAIEPLLPKYQPSNWSSVRFSEFGYSRVNATTEELLFEFVNSGTRQVRDTFKITKQ from the exons ATGATGGCAATCCAAGTTGAGAAATTCTTCATTTCTGTGTATTCATTTGCCTGTGTACTTTCAATTACTCTCCTCCTATGTTGTCATATTATTCCTCTATGCAGTGGATCCACACTACTCAATACGACGTTCAGCAATTCTCAGCATGAGTATTGCAGAGAAGGATTCAGATGTATTAACAGAAGGATGTTACGACAGTGTGGGGAACAAAATTCATATTTacaaataaatttgagcacacaggGATCCCTCCTGGACGACCAATTTGTTACAGTGACCATCAATGGCATGTTGAATCCCAGTGATGATGATTGGGTTGCCTTAATTTCGCCTTCAAATGCCAA AATATCTGATTGCCCTTTGAAAGACGTGCTCTATGTGGAAACTGGAGATGTGGCATCCCATCCTCTTTTGTGTCATTACCCTGTGAAG TCCCAGTTCATGAAGAACGACCCTTCGTATCTACCATGCAATAAAAGCAAGTGCGAGAAGAAAACAGGAAATGTTTGTACAGTGAAGACCTGCAATGGATCTTTATCATTTCACATTGTCAATATCCGCACAGATATTGAGTTTGTTCTCTTCCGAGGTGGGTATGACATTCCCTGCATCCTCAAGTCTTCACAGCCTCTCAAGTTTTCCAACCCAAATATGCCTCTTCATGCTCATATTTCCAGCATAGATTCTACAGGGACAACG ATGAAAGTAACATGGATCAGTGGAAGCAATGGCGATCAATATCTACAGTATGCATCTGGGAAGACTTCCAAGTCCACTGTTACTACCTTCACTCAAGCTGATATGTGTG GTGGTCCTTTAACTCCAAGCCCAGCCACTGATTTCGGATGGCACGATCCTGGATACATTCACACGGCCTTGATGACTGGACTTCTTCCCTCTCAGAAATATGTTTACAAATATGGAAG TGATAATGTGGGCTGGAGTGATCCTGTACAATTTTCCACCCCTCCTGCAGCAGGTGCGAGCCACATAAAATTTCTTGCATTTGGGGACATGGGGAAAGCTCCTCTTGATGCATCTGATGAGCATTACATTCAG CCAGGGTCACTAGGAGTTATAAAGGCCATGACAGAAGAAGAAAATGTGGATTCTATTTTCCATATTGGAGATATCAGCTATGCAACGGGGTTTCTTGTTGAATGGGACTTCTTCCTCCATATGATCTCTCCACTTGCTTCCCGGGTATCTTACATGACTGCCATTGGCAACCACGAAAG AGATTTTCCGGGCAGTAACTCGGTATACGAGTTGACAGACTCTGGAGGAGAATGTGGTGTTCCTTATGAAAGATATTTTCCTATGCCAACACAAACAGAGGACAAACCATGGTACTCAATTAGTCAAGGGCCAGTGCATTTCACTGTAATCTCTACTGAGCATGACTGGAGTGTAGGTAGTGAACAG TATGAATGGATTGAGCAGGACTTGGCTTCTGTGGACCGCAAGCAAACACCCTGGCTTGTTTTCACAGG ACATCGACCCATGTATTCGAGTATAAAAGAGGGATTGCTACACAATAATGTAGATGCTAAGTTTGTTGCAGCCATTGAACCACTTCTTCCCAAGTACCAG CCATCAAACTGGAGTTCGGTACGTTTCTCAGAGTTTGGGTATTCTCGAGTGAATGCCACGACGGAAGAATTGCTATTCGAG TTTGTAAATTCTGGTACGCGACAAGTGAGAGATACGTTCAAGATAACGAAGCAATAA
- the LOC131060301 gene encoding probable inactive purple acid phosphatase 27 isoform X1: MMAIQVEKFFISVYSFACVLSITLLLCCHIIPLCSGSTLLNTTFSNSQHEYCREGFRCINRRMLRQCGEQNSYLQINLSTQGSLLDDQFVTVTINGMLNPSDDDWVALISPSNAKISDCPLKDVLYVETGDVASHPLLCHYPVKSQFMKNDPSYLPCNKSKCEKKTGNVCTVKTCNGSLSFHIVNIRTDIEFVLFRGGYDIPCILKSSQPLKFSNPNMPLHAHISSIDSTGTTMKVTWISGSNGDQYLQYASGKTSKSTVTTFTQADMCGGPLTPSPATDFGWHDPGYIHTALMTGLLPSQKYVYKYGSDNVGWSDPVQFSTPPAAGASHIKFLAFGDMGKAPLDASDEHYIQPGSLGVIKAMTEEENVDSIFHIGDISYATGFLVEWDFFLHMISPLASRVSYMTAIGNHERDFPGSNSVYELTDSGGECGVPYERYFPMPTQTEDKPWYSISQGPVHFTVISTEHDWSVGSEQYEWIEQDLASVDRKQTPWLVFTGHRPMYSSIKEGLLHNNVDAKFVAAIEPLLPKYQVDLVLWGHVHNYERTCSVFQNTCKSLPEKDVNGLDTYSAINYSAPIHVVIGMAGFSLDEFESNPSNWSSVRFSEFGYSRVNATTEELLFEFVNSGTRQVRDTFKITKQ, translated from the exons ATGATGGCAATCCAAGTTGAGAAATTCTTCATTTCTGTGTATTCATTTGCCTGTGTACTTTCAATTACTCTCCTCCTATGTTGTCATATTATTCCTCTATGCAGTGGATCCACACTACTCAATACGACGTTCAGCAATTCTCAGCATGAGTATTGCAGAGAAGGATTCAGATGTATTAACAGAAGGATGTTACGACAGTGTGGGGAACAAAATTCATATTTacaaataaatttgagcacacaggGATCCCTCCTGGACGACCAATTTGTTACAGTGACCATCAATGGCATGTTGAATCCCAGTGATGATGATTGGGTTGCCTTAATTTCGCCTTCAAATGCCAA AATATCTGATTGCCCTTTGAAAGACGTGCTCTATGTGGAAACTGGAGATGTGGCATCCCATCCTCTTTTGTGTCATTACCCTGTGAAG TCCCAGTTCATGAAGAACGACCCTTCGTATCTACCATGCAATAAAAGCAAGTGCGAGAAGAAAACAGGAAATGTTTGTACAGTGAAGACCTGCAATGGATCTTTATCATTTCACATTGTCAATATCCGCACAGATATTGAGTTTGTTCTCTTCCGAGGTGGGTATGACATTCCCTGCATCCTCAAGTCTTCACAGCCTCTCAAGTTTTCCAACCCAAATATGCCTCTTCATGCTCATATTTCCAGCATAGATTCTACAGGGACAACG ATGAAAGTAACATGGATCAGTGGAAGCAATGGCGATCAATATCTACAGTATGCATCTGGGAAGACTTCCAAGTCCACTGTTACTACCTTCACTCAAGCTGATATGTGTG GTGGTCCTTTAACTCCAAGCCCAGCCACTGATTTCGGATGGCACGATCCTGGATACATTCACACGGCCTTGATGACTGGACTTCTTCCCTCTCAGAAATATGTTTACAAATATGGAAG TGATAATGTGGGCTGGAGTGATCCTGTACAATTTTCCACCCCTCCTGCAGCAGGTGCGAGCCACATAAAATTTCTTGCATTTGGGGACATGGGGAAAGCTCCTCTTGATGCATCTGATGAGCATTACATTCAG CCAGGGTCACTAGGAGTTATAAAGGCCATGACAGAAGAAGAAAATGTGGATTCTATTTTCCATATTGGAGATATCAGCTATGCAACGGGGTTTCTTGTTGAATGGGACTTCTTCCTCCATATGATCTCTCCACTTGCTTCCCGGGTATCTTACATGACTGCCATTGGCAACCACGAAAG AGATTTTCCGGGCAGTAACTCGGTATACGAGTTGACAGACTCTGGAGGAGAATGTGGTGTTCCTTATGAAAGATATTTTCCTATGCCAACACAAACAGAGGACAAACCATGGTACTCAATTAGTCAAGGGCCAGTGCATTTCACTGTAATCTCTACTGAGCATGACTGGAGTGTAGGTAGTGAACAG TATGAATGGATTGAGCAGGACTTGGCTTCTGTGGACCGCAAGCAAACACCCTGGCTTGTTTTCACAGG ACATCGACCCATGTATTCGAGTATAAAAGAGGGATTGCTACACAATAATGTAGATGCTAAGTTTGTTGCAGCCATTGAACCACTTCTTCCCAAGTACCAG GTGGATTtggtcctatggggtcatgttcaCAACTATGAGCGTACATGCTCTGTATTTCAGAATACCTGCAAATCTCTTCCTGAGAAGGACGTGAACGGATTAGATACCTACTCTGCCATCAATTACAGTGCACCCATTCATGTCGTTATTGGGATGGCAGGattttctcttgatgaatttgaatCTAAC CCATCAAACTGGAGTTCGGTACGTTTCTCAGAGTTTGGGTATTCTCGAGTGAATGCCACGACGGAAGAATTGCTATTCGAG TTTGTAAATTCTGGTACGCGACAAGTGAGAGATACGTTCAAGATAACGAAGCAATAA